ttaaaaaataaataaaacaattaagctTAGTAAAAATTGGATTGAGTTTAATCTTGATCCGTTATATAATCCATTTTGACCCAAATTAATTTGGTATTGGGTTGGGTCTTAATCTAATTATTGTCTTAACCTATTATAATCCATCCAAATTTGACCCAATCCGTTGGATTGCCACCCCTAATTTTAAGGATATAATTATGTTTAGaatatattttaagaatgttTATAGTTTTGTCATTTCTCGGAAATTTAATTGATATTCTATACTCTATAGGGTTTCGGGACTCTGAACTCTGAATGTTTCAGGCGACGGAGGGAAAAGCATAGGGAAAATGAGCACTGGCAGTTCGCTGTCGTCGTCACCGGCGAGGTCATCGAGTTCGACGATGGCGATGATCGGAGGAAATGTAGGGCCGTCATCGTCTATAGCCGTTGATGACTTCAATTTCCCGCCTGATCTCGTCTCCATTCAAGACCGCAAAGACGAGGCTCTTCAAGGTCCGTACAATTTTTCGcatctactttttctttttatttaacaTTTCTAGTTTATCAGTTATACTATTATTagttttcatgtaaaaatctGTTAGCTTGGAAAAAGATCTAATTTATTTTGTAAATCAGCTGATTAACCTCAAGCTAGGCATGGATTCATGATTTTTACTGGATGTTGACATACGAGTAATTGATTATCTTAAGTTGTTTTTACAGTAGGCTACAAGTTGCAAAACTTGCTTGCATATTGAAACTTGCAGATTTATGCTGGTATACAAAGTTCTAGTCTTGAGAGTGTTAATATGTTTTACCCACTGATTATACGTTCTATTAGTTGGTGATAAATGTTGATAAAGCTCAATTTCAAGTTTTTATGCTTTTGTGTATCATCATGGTGTCTATATTGTTCTATATCCAGTGAAAATAAATAAGTTTCATTGGTTTTAAGTGTTTTTTCTTACCTTTTTTATGTGACTAGTTGGTTAAACCTTATAGatcattcttttttctttaatagTAAAATGAATACTTATTATTGTGATTCAGTGGATACATTTTATTATGCAATAATAAAGTTGTATTCCCTTATCAAAAGTTTATGTAAGGAAACTGTATCGTATATATAGATCGATCTTCTTGTTATATAGGTAGTTTTAATAAAGCAGATAATGAATGCTGGTTACTTTGTTTATAAGTAGTAAAAAGCAAGTGAAAATCTTGTTATTAATAAAGAAAGTCAAAATCCTCTCTGCAGATTGTATCATTCttataacttttcttttaaacAATGTAACAGAGATTTTATTAACAATTGAAGTAATCCTTAGCACAAAGGCTGTTCTATGAGTAAACCAATGTTACAGGACCCCAAAAAGAAACTTCACTTCTTAGTTACAAAGACCCCAACATATCAACAACTGAGACTTACATCTTCTACTAGTGCCTCCTTGCACCAAAAATGAAACAATGATATAAAGTTCATAATGATCTTCTGTTCAGAGTTTGCTATCCCTTCAAAGCATCTTGAGTTTCTTTCCTTCCAGATTATCCGCCAGATGCATGCAGGAACCATATTCCACCAAGTCATCTTCCTCAATAAGATGCCTGGGTCATTCCAGCATGCTATCATTTCAGCAGTTGTCCTAGGCATTATCTAGTTTAGACCTTTCAAACTCATGAACAGCTGCCACTGCTTGCTGGTAATTCTACAATGGAAAAACAAGTGGCTGTTTTTTTCCATCTCTCTCACACATAAAACACCTAGAGCAAAGTTGTGTTCTTCTTTTCACCAATCTGTCATGGGTCAAGACTGCCTCCTTTACCACTAACCAGCAAAAGCAGGCCACTTTGAATTGGATATTCACCTTCCAGATGTGCTTCCAGTTCCAAGACCCATTGTGTTGTGTTTCGGTCCTGTTTAGTACCCCATAAGCTGATTTCACTGAGGAAACTCCTCTGCTGTTTCTGTCCCAGATTAGACTACCCTCCTGTTCAGTAGTGCCTTTAAAACTTTCGCGAAGTCTTAAGAGTTCAGCCACTCTAGCAACCTCCCAGTCATTTAGAAGCCTTCTAAAAGTAAAATTCCACCCCTGCTGTCCCCAAGTCTCTGCCACAGTTGCTTGAGGTTGTAGCACTAAAATGAACAGATCTGGGAAATGTCTTTTGGAGGGCCATTTCCAATCCAGTTATCATTCCAAAAATTTGTCTCGACACCATTGCCAATTTTTATGCTAACATTGCATATCAAGTTAGATGGCCATTTCTTATAACTTTTGTTTCTCAATGGTTTTAAATTGTTGGTTTAGATATACACTGGTAATAAGTTTGAGTAAATTCACGTGTTAATAATGAAAGTGAGTGATTTCACTCTGTCTGAAACAAGTCTAATTTTGAATGACTTCTTGTGAACTTAGAGGAGCACCATATTTcagatcaaatgactaagtagtAACAATGTTTGCATAGATTATCAAGCATCTCACCCTGGGCTATATGGGTGGAAATGATAGGGATAATATTTCAAATAGGTGAAGTGTGATGGTGATTTGGTTTATTCTTGTAGAAATCAGGTAGTGAGAATGATGATTGTAGTTGTGAGTCTGTTAATCGCTAGCAGCATGAATGTCAGACACATTACcattttcaaataaaagaaaaagtatgAGTGTCAGACTGGATATCAAAGGATTAAGTTAGTCTTGCATttttcaaaaaggaaaattcaagTGGATGTGTTTCATTTACTCAAATACTGGCACCTTTTTCTTTGTAATTGGTGGAAAATGCTGAAAGCTCCATTAAATTTAGTGACATTGACTCCATTTTTTCTGGACAGAAGACAGAGATATTAAGTGAATACGTCTCTTAGTTTCCGTACGAAATGATGGATGTTGGTAAAGCCTtgatgtttttcaaattttctgAAGGAATAACTTGGAGGCCAGCTGTCTACTGGTTTAATTTCCATTTTCCTAAGATGGAAGTAATAGAAGTTGAGGACCACCTAACTAAAGATACCCTGGTAACTCTCAAGTAACGCATGTGCCAACATCATGTTAAGAAAGCATTCACTGTGTTTCCACTTGCCCAAAAAAATACTTGGGAAAAATAAAAACTGAAACAGAGTGTTTCATTATGATCCTTTTAAGCATTGTGCAGTGATTGATGAACCACACATCCAAGAGACCATTGTTTATATTGTCATATTTTCGTCACTTATAATCTCTGCTAGTTGTTTTCTAGCAAAGAAATATTTGTTAATCATCCTACTTTTTGGTTtgattctttttaatttttgacgAGATGGTTAAAGTCATGCATCTAGAACAGCCTCCGCATCCTAAAGTAAGTTTGATAAACGATGAAGTAGACAATAAGTGTTCTTTATTCGTATGTGAAAGTAAATAAAGGTAAAAAACTAATGCGAACTGTATTTCAGAAGGTTATATctattatatttagtttttttttttattttggtaaAACTATTATATCAAGGATTTTAGCATGGCAAGATGCTTAATTTTGTGCCTTATACTATGTTTCTCATTTTTATCTTCGCAATGCTACACTATCTTAAATCTATCAGTACTTCATGAGGAATGTTCAGATTTGTTATTTGATAACTTTTAGCTGTTGGTTCTGTTGATAGGTttgaaaaaggagaagaaaaaaaataccaaggtcaaaaatggcttcTCCCACATCGGATAGAGAAGAAatatttctttgtttttgtaCTTATAAAAGGAGCTTAGCTCCTTGGTTTAAAACACTACCAAAAATTCAATTCCTTCTATATTAAAATAGAGATTTAGAGAATTTTCTCTTGGAGATCTTTTGGGTGTAGTATTTTAGGAATTTGGGTGTGTTGGGAAAAATATTGTGCATTGTATGGTGTAATAATTTTcatatagtgaatatttttttgagaGGCCCGTGGTTTTTCTCCAATTAGGGAGTTTTTCACGTTAAATTTTTGTGTTgttattctctttaaatttctttgTTATTTTCTACTTGAAGGCGGTTCGGAAAGGACGAGTATTAGTCGGGTTTTCTTTTccaacaagtggtatcagagccttaggtgtggaataattctttagaaattttagtatgctctgtggttgcagTTTTGTCTGATCTTCCACatcagaatttttttttgaattagaaTTATTGAGCTTTTGGTGTGGAataattcttttgaaattttagtatgctctgtggttgcagCCTTTTCTGATCTTCCACATTAGAAAGAAATTCTAGATTAGAAGTTTCGTCCTGGTGGAGTAGCAAGTAGAGTCTAATTCCGGTGGAGTTGCTTTGGGGTACTTGTTTTTTTGGTAATAGTAGAATAAGTACAATCTAAAGAGGTTTTGGCTAAGGAAAGACTTGGTACTTAAGTGTATCTGTTGTGATCCACCTCTCTTTCCTGAGAACTAATTTAGTGGGTGTTTTTTCATTACTATTGTCTATCTAGTAGTACTGATAAGCAAGATGAGGATAAAATTTGACATTGAGAAATTTAATGGAAGAATTAATTTTGGCTTGTGGCAAGTGCAAGTCAAGGATGTGTTAATTCAACTAGTGGAAAAGATGACAAGGGTTCAGAAAAATCTGAAAGCAGAGGAGACtcagaaaaattcaaaattagtgATGAAGAGTGGGAAGAGCTAGACATGAAAGTGACAAGTCAGATTCGCTTGTGTTTAGCTAAAAATGTTCTTGCTAATGTGATTGAATTGTCTACAACAAAGGAATTGTgggagaaacttgaagaaatgtACCTAACCAAAAGTATTTCAAATAGATTATATTTGAAGGAGCAATTTCATAAATTGCAAATGGATTAAGGTACAACTATTTCTGATCATCTGAGCGTCTTGAATGAGATTGTTTTTGAATCAGAATCAATTGGAGTGAAAATTGATGATGAAGACAAGACTCTTCGACTCATTTGGTCTCTTCAATCTTTCTATAAGCACATACAACTCATTTTAATGTATGGAAAGGAAACTGTGATTTTCTCGGAAGTGATGAGCAAATTAATTTTcgaggaaaaaagaagaatggAGGTGAAAGATCTCAAAAAAATTCAGCTCTTGTtgttaaaggaaaataaaagcaaaataaaaGCTCCAAGAAAAAGTTCATTTTTGCTGGGATTGTGGTCAATCGGGACATGTTAAGAGTAAATGTCCAAATAATGGGGCTAGTTCTGCTAGAAGCTCGAAAGGAAATGCTGCCAATGTTGTTTCCAAGGGGATGATATTCTTTTGTAAGAAAGATGAAAATCCTCATTGCATGAATGCTACCTTTAAAATTGCCATGGAAGAGGATGTTTAATTGGTAGCTGGTCCACAAGTTTGCACATGGACATTGGTTGATTGTGATGCAAGATGTGTGGTGGAAAGGATGTCGATGGCTAATGAACTCTTaagaaatcaacaagagggTTGCACCATAAgttattattagcaaatttTTCGACATGAGCCGAaattgaaattcttgaaattgggAAGTGATTTCAAGTGGAAATTCTTGGATTGGTTCTTCAATTTGAGTGGATGTACTCTTTATGGTGGGGATATGCtaattcttgatattagaattatGATTGTCGGTAGCAGACAATGTGAAAGTTGCAGCTGTGCGTTGTTGGCCAGTTTTTGAGTCGGGTGGAGAACTGATTATATTTTGTGTAGCTGGACAACTGTAAAGGGCTAACGATTggtatttttttcttccttttcaaaGGTGGAAATTTGTTGGTAGGTttgaaaaaggagaagaaaaaaaataccaaggtcaaaaatggcttcTCCCACGTCGGATGGAGAAGAAgtatttctttgtttttgtaCTTATAAAAGGAGCTTAGCTTCTTGGTTTAGAACACCACCAAAAATTCAATTCCTTCTATATTAAAGTAGAGATTTAGAGAATTTTCTCTTGGAGATCTCTTGGATGTAGTATTTTAGGAATTGGGGTGTGTGGGGAAAAATATTGTGCATTGTATGGTGTAATAATTTCTTTGTTATTTTCTACTTGAAAGCGGTTCGGAAGGGACGAGAATTAGTCGATGGCTTTTTCCCAACAGGTTTAGGTATATCAAATAACTTGCGATGCAAGAACCTAATATTTTAAACTGTTGTCAGTTCATTGAGCTCATTTCCTCAATTTTATCTTCTCATGCCATTTACTGCTTGAGAAAGGACGTAAATGGTTCGTGTGACTCTTTCTATCTGATGGGAAAAAGCTTTTGCCTTTGTTTTAGGCCATCAGTTACTTGGGTTATAAGTGGGAGATTTGAGGTAGCAGAGCTGTGTCACCACAGATTAAGCCAATTGAAGTTCTTAGCTCTATAAAACTTGGTTACATAATTGTAATTAGGCAAACACAAACCAAAACAGCATGAATGGTTCTTTACATCCCCttttgaataaaataacatTGCTTGCAATTAGTCAGAATGTTTGGCCACTGAATTTGGCTTCGAAACAATTCCTTTATCAAGCTGAGAAAGCCAATGCCAGTCTTTGCAGTATTTTCTCCCGTCTTATCAGTGGAAAGATGAACTACACTAGGTCAATGTTGTAACAGACTTTCTTTATCTGAGAAATTTTCAGTTGTTAGCTGATGATATAGTTTGTTTCAGTTTTTATTCAGAGAATTAATGTTCTCTTTGCAGTTCTCAAATCTGATCTGATGGCTTCACTGAACAAAGAGGTTAAATCCCTAGACGAGGATAGCTGGATGTTTGATGGACCTCGGTCTTGTATTCACAGGATTTCTAGGCCAGGTAGCTCGCGAAGAGCAAAAATGATATTAGCGCTCATTTAGGAAACTTGATGATCATCTTCTTTCCATTTAGGTGACATGATGATAGTGTACCTGATGCCTTACTGCTATGCATTTACAGGTCGTCTTCACAAACATGTAGAAATTGGGAAGCAGAATTCTAAGTTGGCGGCCACATTAAAATGAGGAATGTTTTCTTGTGCAGATTGCAATATAATGTAGCCTTCATGTTAATGATTTGTACTACTAATTTTTTACTGTTAATTTTTACTCAATGATTTTCCAGAAGCTTGAATTTCATGTTGAGATTTTGTTAGATTTTGGAAATTACCCTCTCCGTTTCAGATATGGATAGTCTTTTGGAAATACaaagttaccaaaaaaaaacacGGCTACCCTTTCAATGTCAGGTAAAGATCAGAGGATTttctataaaatatatttatattacttttaaaCATATcgtataaattttatatcacaAAATATAAAAGTTGATCTTCGCAAAAATAAGTAGATATCCCAAGGGTGCACAGCACACGTATGGAATAGTAACTTGGTGCACAAGCTCTCTGCTAAATTATTGACATTTTGGGCTCATATTTTGTCTTTTTGGAAATAAAAGTTACCAAAAACAAACAATACGGAAACCTTCTCCACATCAAGTTAGGATTGGAGGATTTTCTAGTATAAAAAAAGCAGCTGCTACCCTTTGTTATTATTTACAATCATTCTATTACAAATTAGTACTAAGAAGAAAGGGACAATAGTTATTATGGATCAGTGGGAGAAGCTTTACGTTCTTGGTGCTGGCTCTTACGGCAAAGTCTACTATGCAGTGAAGATCGATCCTTCTTCATTATGTGCTTCTGTTGCTGCTGTTAAATGTTGTGATATTTGCCATTCAACTTCACTCCAACAAGAAGCACAAATCTTGACAACTCTCAAAGGTTGTCCTTACGTCGTACAATTTTTTGGAGCAGACGTCAGCATCGACAATAGTAATATTCCAACTTACAATCTGTTTCTTGAATATGCATCTGGTGGATCGCTGCACGATTTGATCAACAATTACAAGAGAGGAATGAGAAAGATGTCAGAATTGGAAGTAGGTATCTATGCCTATCAACTCTTAAAGGGCATTCAACACATTCATAAGATAGGGTGGGTTCATTGTGATATTAAACCCGCTAATGTTTTGGTTTTCAATAATGCTGAACGTGGTGGGATGCACAAGTTGAAGTTGGCTGACTTTGGATTGTCGTTGAGAGTTGCGGAAAGAATGGCATACATGACTGGAAAAACATTGAGCAATCGAGGGACACTACTTTACGCGCCCCCAGAATCTTTGACCAGTGGTTTTCATTccaaagcttatgatatatgGTCACTGGGGTGCACCGTGGCAGAGATGATGACTGGGAGCCGCGTTTGGATTTATCGCAACACTAAGGATTTGCAATCGCAGATTATGAATGAATACCCCATGATTCGGGGTAATGTTTCTGATATTGCCAaagattttttacaaaaatgttTGATAAAGGATCCTCTAAGAAGATGGACGTCAGAACAACTACTCCAGCATCCATTTATTCAGCAAGCTTTATTATGTAGTCGGATGCAAGGGAGAACAGCAAGGGTTAATCCATTAGGTTGCCAAATTCCATTTCGAGGATACAATGAAGCGAATAAGATCACTGCAAAAGCACTTATATTATAGGAGTAGTACCTTAGCAAGATCTCATGGGATGTTACTTTGTATTTCTTTCTATCAATATGAATATGAAATCAATGGCTTTCAAACATTACAAGATGTAATAGTAGCTTGTAGAGTGTACcaaaaaagtaataataatagttgtctgtttcttttaaattatgttaactAGATTTTATTTTGTCATTAACTAAATTTAGTTATGTTTCTGAAAAGTCTCAACTGGACGAGCAGTAACCTTAATGCTTCATAGGATCCGGCATGCCTTGTGTgagttaaaagaacaaaattATTGCCACATGTGTCCCATTCTCCAAAATGCTATTAATTTTGGAGTATCCAACACACactcaatttttaaaaagtccAAGCACCATATCTTATAGTATATGAAGGCCCAATATTCTGGAATATGCCTTCCGGACGTCTTGCTGAGACGAAAAGGAAAAACATTAATTTCTTTAGATTTCCAGTAATCAGTTGATCCAAATTGGCACAAGTAGTACATAATTGAATATCACCAACATTTCCGTTGCATTAGCTTCCTAAAGGCACTGTATTCACGTGAATCCAGTCGCTTTTGTCCGGATCCTCTTTATATATACACGTATACTAAGAATCaggtaaatatatataattgtgaACCAAATTATTATTGTAGCACTAACTTAAGGTTGTCgtagaaattcataaaattcatattttgaatccGCCATTGTTAGCTTCCCTCCTGGATCCTGATAGATGGATAAAGATAAAAAAAGCGAAGGTTGGATTGAGGGTAGTGGAAATGGCTTCAGATAATTTTTAAAGTGTTGAAAAGCTAAAATcttaaaacatttgaaattGGTTGGCAAAATTCTTAAACGAAACTTGACGTCCAATTGCTTAATATATCAATCCTGTCAATATAATTATCTTTATCTAAGCTGAAGTACTAATAAATCTACTAAAAACTTTTTCAAAATGTCTTTTCATCGCCAATAGAGATACTTTTTCTTAGGACATACAGGGATTTCTTTAACGAGGGGCTTAACAAAATTAAATTTGTCTACCTAATTaacaaaatcaattttaattgCAGATGGTTTCATTATTTCAGTTGTAATAGTTATACATCATATCAAAACATTGTCCCTACGAAGACAGTCCAAGTTATTGTGCAAGGGGCGATGCCTACCCCAGCTATCTTCAGCACATATCATGGGATTGACTCAATCCAACAATCCGAACCAAATGGGTGTTTTTGATTCAAAATGAATCCCAATGAAGGTACTATATAGGTATAATAATGTAGCAGTCTAATGATCAAAGGTCAAACTGTGATTACATACAAAAACGACAATGAAAACGAATATGCTTGAATGAAGCAAAGATTACTATTGAACCTAGAAAACATGCAACTATATCACGCAAGTCATAACTCAACCAAATTGATAATGAAGGCATATATTTAGCTTCCTCTGGAAAAGAATTGTTTTGTTGCTACGACACTGAGGTCTTTGAGTCCAAACACGTGCATCACTTGTGCCCTCGGAAATACATGTACACTTTCTGCAATGATAGAACAGAAGAAAACGTCACAAGATGAAAGTAAAGATGGTCAGGTCAGCATacaacatttttttctttttcccccCTCCATATCATACTACCATAAGAAGAGGGAATCAAATT
The genomic region above belongs to Solanum dulcamara chromosome 5, daSolDulc1.2, whole genome shotgun sequence and contains:
- the LOC129889649 gene encoding protein SAMBA, giving the protein MSTGSSLSSSPARSSSSTMAMIGGNVGPSSSIAVDDFNFPPDLVSIQDRKDEALQVLKSDLMASLNKEVKSLDEDSWMFDGPRSCIHRISRPGRLHKHVEIGKQNSKLAATLK
- the LOC129889648 gene encoding mitogen-activated protein kinase kinase kinase 20-like; amino-acid sequence: MSVKIDPSSLCASVAAVKCCDICHSTSLQQEAQILTTLKGCPYVVQFFGADVSIDNSNIPTYNLFLEYASGGSLHDLINNYKRGMRKMSELEVGIYAYQLLKGIQHIHKIGWVHCDIKPANVLVFNNAERGGMHKLKLADFGLSLRVAERMAYMTGKTLSNRGTLLYAPPESLTSGFHSKAYDIWSLGCTVAEMMTGSRVWIYRNTKDLQSQIMNEYPMIRGNVSDIAKDFLQKCLIKDPLRRWTSEQLLQHPFIQQALLCSRMQGRTARVNPLGCQIPFRGYNEANKITAKALIL